A section of the Deltaproteobacteria bacterium genome encodes:
- the ftsZ gene encoding cell division protein FtsZ, with protein MKENSSIPIKGASIKVIGVGGGGGNAINTMIEGGLSKVQFIAANTDLQALNGSQAPYKIQLGKELTRGLGAGANPDVGRRAAIESEAEVTQLLEGSDMVFLTSGMGGGTGTGATPVIARIAKDLGALTVAVVTKPFAFEGARRGRYADEGLEELRETVDTLITIPNERLLILAGKEMTMMEAFQRTDEVLLHAVQGISDLILVHGMINLDFADVRAVMSGKGMALLGSGVANGEHRAIEAATRAISSPLLENVSITGATALLLNVTGGSDMTLYEVNEAAKLIQEEAYHDANIIFGAVIDEKISPKGSIRVTVIATGFDQKKRPMTSFTAYQKKPQQSETTTHFEQPASRQGGPASPLAARPSNGLSFSRKSGREEAERTKIPIKTDLKKLMADLGPEAFTADAEGDEYDIPTFLRKHAD; from the coding sequence ATGAAGGAAAACTCTTCGATTCCAATCAAGGGGGCATCGATCAAGGTGATCGGTGTCGGTGGCGGAGGAGGGAATGCGATCAATACAATGATCGAAGGGGGACTTTCAAAGGTCCAGTTCATTGCAGCCAATACCGACCTTCAGGCGTTGAATGGGAGTCAGGCTCCTTACAAGATCCAGCTCGGGAAAGAACTGACACGAGGTTTGGGGGCAGGTGCGAATCCAGATGTGGGAAGGCGTGCGGCGATCGAAAGTGAAGCGGAGGTTACTCAGCTATTAGAAGGATCTGATATGGTCTTTCTGACCTCCGGGATGGGAGGCGGGACCGGGACAGGGGCAACACCGGTGATTGCGCGGATTGCGAAGGATCTTGGGGCGCTGACCGTCGCTGTGGTCACGAAACCTTTTGCCTTCGAAGGGGCGCGTCGCGGTCGCTATGCCGATGAAGGGCTCGAGGAGCTTCGCGAAACCGTGGATACGCTCATTACGATTCCGAATGAACGTCTTTTGATCTTGGCTGGAAAAGAGATGACGATGATGGAGGCGTTTCAACGGACGGATGAGGTTCTTCTTCATGCGGTTCAGGGGATCTCCGATCTGATTCTGGTTCATGGCATGATCAATCTCGATTTTGCCGATGTCCGTGCCGTTATGTCCGGAAAAGGGATGGCTCTCTTGGGAAGCGGAGTTGCGAATGGCGAACATCGCGCGATCGAGGCGGCGACACGGGCGATCTCTTCCCCACTCCTGGAAAACGTTTCGATTACCGGGGCGACCGCCCTCCTTTTAAATGTGACAGGGGGATCGGACATGACCCTCTATGAGGTCAATGAGGCTGCTAAGTTGATCCAGGAAGAGGCCTATCATGATGCCAATATTATTTTTGGAGCGGTGATTGATGAAAAGATCTCACCCAAGGGTTCCATCCGAGTCACGGTGATCGCGACCGGGTTTGATCAAAAGAAACGTCCAATGACCTCCTTCACCGCCTATCAAAAGAAACCCCAACAATCTGAAACAACTACCCATTTTGAACAACCTGCCTCGCGGCAAGGCGGGCCGGCTTCTCCGCTTGCTGCCCGACCCTCAAATGGGTTATCCTTCTCCAGAAAGTCGGGTCGTGAGGAGGCTGAACGGACGAAGATACCTATCAAGACCGATCTCAAGAAATTGATGGCCGACTTGGGACCGGAGGCGTTTACGGCGGATGCGGAGGGAGATGAGTATGAT